The Methylomusa anaerophila genome has a segment encoding these proteins:
- a CDS encoding response regulator encodes MTEKGLRILVIDDEPQIRKLLNVSLQAYGYQLSEAANGLGGIQQAAVFKPDLAIVDLGLPDMDGKEVIRQIRDWSAMPIIILTARDQEQEKIAALDAGADDYITKPFGIGELMARMRVCLRRIAASDNEPILHCGGLAVDLLQRRVTVDDREIKLTPTEYELIKFMIQHAGRVLTHKQLLKAGWGNSYGEDTHYIRIYIGQLRRKIEQDPTQPRYIVTESGIGYRLMGR; translated from the coding sequence ATGACGGAAAAAGGCCTCAGAATTTTAGTGATTGATGACGAGCCGCAAATACGGAAATTGCTGAATGTTTCCTTACAGGCGTATGGTTATCAATTAAGCGAGGCGGCAAATGGGCTGGGAGGAATTCAACAGGCGGCGGTTTTTAAACCTGATCTGGCTATTGTGGATCTGGGGCTGCCGGATATGGACGGCAAAGAAGTCATCCGGCAAATCCGCGACTGGTCGGCAATGCCCATTATTATTTTGACAGCTCGTGATCAGGAACAGGAAAAAATTGCCGCGTTGGACGCTGGCGCGGATGACTATATCACCAAGCCATTTGGCATAGGCGAGCTCATGGCCCGAATGCGGGTCTGCCTGCGGCGGATAGCTGCCAGCGACAACGAACCGATATTGCACTGCGGTGGTTTGGCTGTCGACCTGCTGCAGCGGCGGGTCACTGTGGATGATCGGGAAATTAAACTGACGCCGACAGAGTATGAATTGATCAAATTTATGATCCAGCATGCCGGGCGGGTGTTGACGCATAAGCAATTGTTAAAGGCGGGGTGGGGCAATTCCTACGGGGAGGATACCCACTACATTCGCATCTACATTGGCCAGTTGCGACGCAAAATTGAGCAGGACCCGACGCAACCCCGCTATATTGTCACCGAATCGGGCATTGGCTATCGGCTGATGGGACGTTAG
- the kdpF gene encoding K(+)-transporting ATPase subunit F, giving the protein MADLWLAGIIAILLLVYLLYALWKPEEF; this is encoded by the coding sequence ATGGCTGACTTATGGTTGGCAGGAATTATTGCCATATTGTTACTGGTATACTTACTTTACGCTTTGTGGAAACCGGAGGAATTTTAA
- the kdpA gene encoding potassium-transporting ATPase subunit KdpA: MMTDIVLFGLFIAVVLLLAWPLGKYMAKVFTMEKTFLDPVFQPLERLLYRLAGINPEQEMNWRQYAGALLIFNLLGAILVFLIEVLQGSLFWNPADLSGVTPWHLAFNTAVSFMTNTNWQSYGGESTMSYFTQMTALTVQNFVSAAVGVAVAMALIRGLTRKTVSTIGNFWVDLVRSIFRVLLPLSIVFTLILVQQGAIQNLSSYLTLQTLDGAEQTLAMGPAASQEAIKMLGTNGGGFFNANSAHPFENPTPLTNFLQMVSIFLIPAALVLTFGRMAHGRRQGYAVLATMVLLFCLMLAGTYFSELYGNPNLAGLGVDAPTAMEGKEVRFGIGGSTLFATVTTAASCGAVNAMHDSFTPLGGFFPLLQIKLGEVIFGGVGAGFYGIMLFIILSMFIVGLMVGRTPEYLGKKIEAREIKMATLAVLLPSVTMLTSSAIAAVTEAGTSSILNPGPHGLSEIMYAFASAVGNNGSAFGGLSANTFFYNLMLAMGMLIGRFAVILPVLAIAGGMAEKKISPPGPGTFPTTGWLFVVLLSAIILIVGALTCLPILTLGPIVEYLLMLQGTTF, from the coding sequence ATGATGACAGATATTGTATTGTTTGGATTGTTCATCGCCGTGGTATTGCTCCTGGCCTGGCCGTTGGGCAAGTACATGGCCAAAGTGTTTACGATGGAAAAGACATTCCTTGATCCCGTGTTTCAGCCGTTGGAGCGGCTGCTCTATCGACTGGCGGGGATCAATCCGGAACAGGAAATGAATTGGCGGCAGTATGCCGGAGCGCTTCTGATATTTAACCTGTTGGGCGCGATTTTAGTTTTCCTGATTGAAGTCCTGCAGGGATCGCTATTTTGGAATCCCGCTGACCTTAGCGGCGTAACGCCCTGGCACTTGGCCTTCAATACGGCGGTCAGCTTTATGACCAATACCAACTGGCAGTCCTACGGCGGCGAATCAACCATGAGCTATTTCACCCAAATGACGGCCCTGACCGTGCAGAATTTCGTTTCGGCAGCCGTGGGTGTGGCAGTGGCGATGGCCTTAATCCGGGGCCTGACAAGAAAGACGGTTTCGACCATCGGCAATTTCTGGGTCGATCTGGTGCGCAGCATATTCCGCGTTTTGTTACCTTTATCCATTGTATTTACCTTGATTTTGGTTCAACAAGGGGCTATACAAAATTTGTCGTCTTATCTGACGCTGCAAACGCTGGATGGGGCGGAACAAACGCTGGCAATGGGACCGGCGGCTTCCCAGGAAGCCATTAAAATGCTGGGAACCAATGGCGGCGGCTTCTTTAACGCCAATTCCGCCCATCCCTTTGAGAACCCCACGCCGTTAACCAACTTTTTGCAAATGGTAAGTATTTTTCTCATTCCCGCCGCACTGGTGCTAACGTTCGGCCGGATGGCCCATGGCCGGCGGCAGGGATATGCCGTGTTGGCGACCATGGTGTTGTTGTTTTGCCTGATGTTGGCCGGTACCTATTTCAGTGAACTGTATGGCAACCCAAACCTGGCCGGTTTGGGCGTGGATGCTCCCACGGCGATGGAAGGCAAGGAAGTCCGGTTTGGTATTGGCGGTTCAACCTTGTTTGCCACCGTGACGACGGCGGCTTCCTGCGGTGCGGTTAATGCCATGCATGACAGTTTCACACCGCTGGGCGGATTCTTCCCCTTGTTGCAGATAAAACTGGGAGAAGTCATTTTCGGCGGTGTTGGCGCCGGGTTTTACGGCATCATGCTGTTTATCATCCTGAGCATGTTTATCGTTGGCTTGATGGTGGGTAGAACACCGGAATATCTGGGGAAAAAAATTGAAGCCCGGGAGATCAAAATGGCTACGCTCGCGGTGCTGCTTCCTTCGGTTACGATGCTGACCAGCAGTGCCATTGCCGCAGTCACAGAAGCAGGGACATCTTCTATTCTCAATCCCGGACCGCATGGCCTGAGTGAGATCATGTATGCGTTTGCTTCTGCCGTAGGCAATAACGGCAGCGCGTTTGGCGGCTTGAGTGCGAATACCTTCTTTTATAATTTAATGCTGGCAATGGGGATGTTGATTGGCCGTTTTGCTGTCATTCTGCCTGTTCTGGCTATTGCCGGCGGTATGGCGGAAAAGAAGATTTCCCCTCCCGGACCCGGCACTTTCCCCACAACCGGCTGGCTGTTTGTGGTGCTCTTGTCTGCCATCATCCTCATCGTCGGTGCGTTAACCTGTTTGCCGATACTGACTTTAGGGCCTATTGTTGAGTACCTGCTGATGCTGCAGGGGACTACGTTTTAA
- the kdpB gene encoding potassium-transporting ATPase subunit KdpB — MNTRSSFNKEILGTAVRDAFRKLDPRTQLRNPVMLIVYIGAIITTWFTVRDFVLGGGQSTFFTLQITLWLWFTVLFANFAEAVAEGRGKAQANALRSTRSQTKAKKVTGSGTTLVDAVELRKGDVVLVEAGDFIPGDGEILEGMASVDESAVTGESAPVIREAGGDKSSVTGGTRVLSDWIKIQITANPGETFLDRMISLVEGAKRQKTPNEIALTILLIGLTIIFLFAVTTLAPLGIYSGINISVAVLIALLVCLIPTTIGGLLSAIGIAGMDRLLKRNVLAMSGRAVEAAGDVDALLLDKTGTITLGNRMATEFIPAPGISPEQLADAAQLASLADETPEGRSIVVLAKEKYNLRERNLTAMEAEFVPFTAQTRMSGVNVKGQEIRKGAVDAIKKYTQGRGGSFPDAVDKACETIAKSGGTPLVVAEGARVLGAIHLKDIVKGGIKERFRDLRQMGIKTIMITGDNPLTAAAIAAEAGVDDFLAEATPEDKLRLIRQYQEKGMLVAMTGDGTNDAPALAQADVGVAMNSGTQAAKEAGNMVDLDSNPTKLIEVVEIGKQLLITRGSLTTFSVANDVAKYFAIIPAMFAGAFPVLNVFNVMALATPESAILSAVIFNALIIIALIPLALRGVQYRPVGAEVLLRRNILIYGVGGIVAPFVGIKLIDWIIVALGLV, encoded by the coding sequence ATGAATACTCGCAGCAGTTTTAATAAAGAGATCCTGGGAACCGCCGTGCGCGACGCTTTCCGGAAATTAGACCCGCGCACGCAATTGCGCAATCCGGTCATGCTGATCGTATATATCGGGGCGATTATCACAACCTGGTTTACTGTACGCGATTTTGTGCTGGGAGGCGGTCAGTCGACCTTCTTTACCCTGCAGATCACGCTATGGCTATGGTTTACCGTCTTGTTCGCCAATTTCGCCGAAGCGGTCGCTGAAGGACGGGGTAAGGCGCAGGCCAATGCCTTGCGCAGTACCCGCAGCCAGACCAAAGCCAAGAAAGTCACCGGCAGCGGGACGACCCTGGTGGATGCTGTCGAACTGCGCAAGGGTGATGTGGTGCTGGTGGAAGCCGGGGATTTTATTCCCGGCGACGGCGAAATTCTCGAAGGCATGGCATCGGTTGACGAAAGCGCCGTGACGGGAGAATCGGCGCCGGTCATCCGCGAAGCGGGCGGCGATAAATCTTCGGTCACCGGCGGCACCCGGGTATTGTCCGACTGGATTAAAATCCAGATTACGGCCAATCCCGGCGAAACTTTTCTCGACCGGATGATTTCCCTGGTAGAAGGGGCAAAACGGCAAAAAACGCCTAATGAAATTGCCCTGACCATTCTGCTGATTGGCTTAACCATTATCTTTTTGTTCGCCGTGACCACACTGGCCCCCTTGGGGATTTATTCGGGGATTAACATATCGGTCGCGGTTTTGATCGCCCTGCTGGTCTGTCTGATCCCCACGACTATTGGCGGACTGCTTTCCGCCATCGGCATTGCCGGTATGGACCGGCTGCTTAAGCGGAACGTGCTGGCCATGTCCGGCCGGGCGGTGGAGGCTGCCGGTGATGTGGATGCGCTGCTTCTGGATAAAACCGGCACCATTACACTGGGCAACCGGATGGCCACCGAGTTTATCCCGGCTCCCGGCATTAGTCCGGAGCAACTGGCCGATGCGGCACAGCTTGCCTCGCTGGCCGATGAGACACCGGAGGGGCGGAGCATCGTTGTATTGGCCAAGGAAAAATACAACCTGCGGGAACGAAATTTAACCGCCATGGAAGCCGAGTTTGTCCCGTTTACGGCTCAGACCCGCATGAGCGGCGTAAATGTAAAAGGCCAGGAGATTCGTAAAGGTGCGGTGGATGCCATTAAAAAATATACCCAAGGGCGGGGCGGGTCCTTCCCTGATGCCGTTGACAAAGCTTGTGAGACGATTGCCAAGAGCGGCGGAACGCCCCTTGTCGTGGCAGAGGGAGCGCGCGTGCTTGGCGCCATTCATCTGAAAGATATCGTGAAAGGCGGCATTAAGGAACGGTTCCGGGATCTTAGGCAGATGGGCATCAAAACCATCATGATTACCGGTGATAATCCTTTGACTGCCGCCGCCATTGCTGCCGAGGCCGGCGTGGACGATTTTCTGGCCGAAGCAACGCCTGAAGATAAATTGCGGTTGATTCGCCAGTATCAAGAAAAGGGCATGCTGGTTGCCATGACCGGCGACGGCACCAATGACGCGCCGGCACTGGCCCAGGCCGATGTGGGCGTGGCCATGAACAGCGGCACGCAGGCTGCCAAGGAGGCCGGCAATATGGTCGACCTGGACAGCAATCCCACCAAGCTGATTGAAGTGGTGGAAATCGGCAAGCAGCTTCTAATTACCCGCGGCTCCCTAACCACCTTCAGCGTGGCCAATGACGTCGCCAAATATTTTGCCATCATTCCCGCCATGTTTGCCGGTGCTTTTCCGGTGCTGAACGTCTTCAATGTCATGGCTCTGGCCACTCCGGAGAGTGCGATTTTAAGCGCAGTGATTTTTAACGCCCTGATTATCATCGCCTTGATACCGCTGGCCTTGCGCGGGGTACAGTACCGGCCGGTAGGAGCCGAGGTACTGCTCAGACGTAACATCTTGATTTATGGGGTGGGAGGAATTGTGGCCCCGTTTGTTGGCATCAAACTGATTGATTGGATCATTGTAGCGCTTGGCTTGGTCTAG